The genomic segment CAGGGTTTGGAGCGACTATGTTCATGAAGGCGGCGCCTTCTTCAGCAAGCTGCTCATAGGCACGTACTTTCCAAGTAGGAAATTCATCGAGCGCTTCTTCCGGAGCGTGCTGAAATTTAGTTAGCGTGAGTCCGTCGTCACTCCAGTCAACGTGGACATGGCGAGCACCAGCAAGGTACGCCTGTTCGACAACTTGACGGACGAAAGGTATGGATTGGGTGCTCGCATTAATGACAAGTGTTTGTTCAGGCTGGATGTTAATGCCAGTTTTGACAGCGAGTTCGGCATATTGCGTAATTTTCTTTTCAAAGTCTTGCATCGTAAAGACCCCTTTCACGAATAAAATGTGTGCGATTCGAACCTCCTCTTATCGTATCACATATTAAAAAAAGACTCTTTTTCGATGTCCCTTTTTTATAAAGAAAGATCGTTATGTAAGTAGAAAGAGCAAAGGAGGTGAAGTTCATGATAAAAACAAGTTTAAAAGAAACGCAGCTGCAGCTTATTTTTGCTGATGGTGTAGATCAAGAGGGAGAACCACAATTTGTGATCGATCGCTTTAACACTATCCAACCCGAAGTAACAGATGATGTGCTATATCAGGCTGCCCAAAAGCTTGCGGCACTAACAACACAAGAAATTGTCGCTGTACACCGGAGCAATGATTACGAGTTAACTTATGAAGAAGAGGGGGCTTCATGATGTCTAAACAGCTTGAATTAAAATTTGTCAACAGCATAGGGACGACGAATACGATCTCAATTGATCAGCCCATCGATCCCGTCGATTCGGCAGAAATTCAAGAAACAATGACTTGGTTTGTAGACAACGACATCTTTCAAACGTCTGGTGGTCGTTTTGTTTCATTAAAAGAAGCACGGATCGTCGAGCGAAATGTGCAGTCTATCCCGTTAGATTTGTAAATTGACTACATTCAGAGAAGGGGGACGGTTGTCCTCCTCCTCTGAACTCCTATTGCTGCCTATGTGTTTTTGTCTTCCTTCTCATAAAGGTATGAACGTTGTGTCTCATCTGTAAAATAAATGTCAAGTGCAATATTTTCCGCATTCCGGAGTAGAAACAGGTTCATCACTTGGCGAAGGGCATCTGCTTCAGACGTTTGCTTCTGGATGTTTGTTGCCCGAAAAAGTGGATCGAGCTGAACAACGGCACTGCTTCCAACGAGGCGGATATCATTTCTTTCATCATGAATGAAAGACTCGCCAAGGTTTTTATGATCATACATAATTGAATAAGTGGATTTTTCTGGAAAGGTTGCTGTTAAATAAAAAGCAGAAAAATAAGGGCTCTCTGTTTCATTTTCTTCAGCAAGCTCTTCCCGATCAAATGGGTTCGCCTCGTATGTTTTTACTTCTCCTGAGCTCAGGGTAACCTTAATATGTGCCTGTTTAAAATCATTTTGCAACGCAAAGGTTTGCAGCGTTTCATAAAGAATTTCTTTTGCTTTTCGGTTCTCGACAGAGCTTAAAGTTTCATGGAGTGGGCTTAGTCGCTCAATGGCAGCTTCTCCATGAAGTACTTCAGACGAGCGATCATCACGAAGTTCTATCATGTCAATCGTATCGTCATTTGTCCCGACAAACAAGGCAAACTCATGATCTTCTGGAAGTGTTGCGTTAAAGGAAAATGATTGAAAGGGGAGAGACGTCATTTGGTCTTTTGATTGATCATCCATTTCATTTGGAGGCGGTGCATCAATATCTTCGGGCTGTACTCCGCAACTAGTCAGACTAAGGCAAGCTACAAAAATCAGTAATAGACGCTTGAAATAATCCATTAATGTCTCCCCTTTCTGTGAACTGGCAATGTTTTGCATTTGAAATTTACTTTTCCCTGAAAACACATTTTTATGTGAAAAAGATAAAAAGATATTGAAAAGTGTTTTTCATTTTTGTACACTTTTTATAAACCGATTTACTAAATCGATTTAGGGTGATAAGTTGAAAAAAACGACAATGGCAGATGTGGCTCGCGAAGCAGGTGTATCAAAAAGTACCGTTTCTCAGTATGTAAACGGGCGCTACGACTATATGAGTGAGCAAACGAAGCAAACGATTGAACGAGCGATTGAAGCGCTTTCTTACCGTCCGAATACACTTGCAAGAAGCTTGAAGCAGAAGCAGACGTCAACGATTGGCGTCATTGTAGCTAATTTACTAAATCAATTTAGCTCTGAGGTTGTCCGTGTCGTCGAAAGTGTTTGTCATGACGAAGGCTTTCACGTCTTTGTCTGTAATGCTGAAGATGACCCGGCAAAGGAGAAGCAATACATTGAAATGCTGCTTGACAGACAGGTGGACGGACTAGTTCTTTTTCCGACAGAAGCGAACAAAGCATATTATGCCTCGCTACTTAAGCAAGGGTATCCGCTCGTCTGTTTAGATCGACTCGTCGATGGGTTAGACGCCCCGTTTGTACTGCTTGATCATGCCCAAGCGTCGATGCTTGCTGTCGATTATTTAGTTTCCAAAGGTCATCGAGACATTGGTTTTATCGGAATGCCTGTCGGTGAGGTGATCACAGCACGGATCGAGCGACGAGAAGCATTTGAGGCAGCGATGAGGCATCGGGATTTACGTATAAACGAACATTGGCTGCAAAATGTCCCTTTAGACAATATGCATGACGTTTTAGAAGACATGTTTTACGATGATGGACCAACGGCATTAATCGCGGCCAACGATCAAACGTTGAATGAAGTGTTGATGTATGCAAAGAAGAAAAAAATGAAACTGCCGGAAGCTTTTAGTGTCGTATCTATGGACCACGTTAGTTATGCACCATTTTTTACACCGAGCATCACGACGATTGCTCAGCCGGCAACGGAGATGGCTGAATGTGCTGCACATTGGCTTCTTCAATGGATTACATCAGGTGAACGGCCGAGTGAAGCTGTTATGCGCCGATTCGCACCGAAATTGACAATACGAGAAAGCTGTAAAGAGAACGGTGAATTAGGAGAGTGAAGAAGATGCCAGAGATCATAACCATTGGGGACGCAATGGTGACAATGAATCCGCTGCGCAGAGGACCTCTGCGCTTTAGCGATACCTTTGAGCGTACAGCGGGTGGCGCGGAGTTGAATGTAGCCATCGGCTGCGCCCGTCTCGGTTTATCGACAGGCTGGATCAGTCGTTTAGGCAAGGACGAATTTGGCCGATATTTAAAGCATTTTGCTCAAGGTGAAGGTATTGATATGAGTCACGTTTCGTTCTCTCAACATGCGCCTACTTCTGTGAACTTTAAAGAAATCAACGAGGATGGGAGTGGACGGACGTTTTATTATCGGCATCCGTCGCCAATCACATCTTTAAAAGCCAACGATATCGCCGATCGCTGGTTTGGCTCCGCACAGATTTTTCATATGACAGGGGTTTACCCAGCGATTCATCCGGAACACCGTGCCGTCATGATGGAGCTATTAAAGAAAGCGAAGGCTCATGGGGTCACGGTCGTGATGGATCCGAATATTCGTTTGAAATTATGGGATGCCGATGAAGCAAAAGAAACGCTGACCTCTTTTCTTCCTTATGTGGATGTGTTGTTAACAGGCGATGAAGAGGGAGAGCTCTTATTTGAAACGCAAGTGCCGGAAGAAATCGCTGCTCAGGCACAGGCGTATGGGATTCATACTGTAGCTGTAAAGATGGGTGCGCAAGGATCATTTGCCAAGCGTAAGGATCAACAACACTATTGTTCAGCGCGAAAGCCACGAAAAATCGTTGATACCGTAGGGGCTGGAGATGGCTTTGATGCAGGCTTTATTTACGGATTATTAAAAGGTTTAACGCTTGAGGAGACACTCACGTTTGCAAATACAATTGGCTCAATGGTGGTCAGTGTATCGGGTGATAATGAAGGGCTTCCATATCTTGAAGACGTTCTTGCAATCTTAAACGAAGAAAAAACGATTGAAAGGTAGGGGGTGTAAAGATGAAGCTTCAGCTTGCGTTAGATCGTTTGTCTGAAAAAGAAGCGTTTGCCATGGCGCAACAAGTGAAACATGAAGTCGA from the Litoribacterium kuwaitense genome contains:
- a CDS encoding DUF2922 domain-containing protein, translated to MSKQLELKFVNSIGTTNTISIDQPIDPVDSAEIQETMTWFVDNDIFQTSGGRFVSLKEARIVERNVQSIPLDL
- a CDS encoding YusW family protein; translation: MDYFKRLLLIFVACLSLTSCGVQPEDIDAPPPNEMDDQSKDQMTSLPFQSFSFNATLPEDHEFALFVGTNDDTIDMIELRDDRSSEVLHGEAAIERLSPLHETLSSVENRKAKEILYETLQTFALQNDFKQAHIKVTLSSGEVKTYEANPFDREELAEENETESPYFSAFYLTATFPEKSTYSIMYDHKNLGESFIHDERNDIRLVGSSAVVQLDPLFRATNIQKQTSEADALRQVMNLFLLRNAENIALDIYFTDETQRSYLYEKEDKNT
- a CDS encoding DUF1659 domain-containing protein — protein: MIKTSLKETQLQLIFADGVDQEGEPQFVIDRFNTIQPEVTDDVLYQAAQKLAALTTQEIVAVHRSNDYELTYEEEGAS
- a CDS encoding sugar kinase; the encoded protein is MPEIITIGDAMVTMNPLRRGPLRFSDTFERTAGGAELNVAIGCARLGLSTGWISRLGKDEFGRYLKHFAQGEGIDMSHVSFSQHAPTSVNFKEINEDGSGRTFYYRHPSPITSLKANDIADRWFGSAQIFHMTGVYPAIHPEHRAVMMELLKKAKAHGVTVVMDPNIRLKLWDADEAKETLTSFLPYVDVLLTGDEEGELLFETQVPEEIAAQAQAYGIHTVAVKMGAQGSFAKRKDQQHYCSARKPRKIVDTVGAGDGFDAGFIYGLLKGLTLEETLTFANTIGSMVVSVSGDNEGLPYLEDVLAILNEEKTIER
- a CDS encoding LacI family DNA-binding transcriptional regulator, translated to MKKTTMADVAREAGVSKSTVSQYVNGRYDYMSEQTKQTIERAIEALSYRPNTLARSLKQKQTSTIGVIVANLLNQFSSEVVRVVESVCHDEGFHVFVCNAEDDPAKEKQYIEMLLDRQVDGLVLFPTEANKAYYASLLKQGYPLVCLDRLVDGLDAPFVLLDHAQASMLAVDYLVSKGHRDIGFIGMPVGEVITARIERREAFEAAMRHRDLRINEHWLQNVPLDNMHDVLEDMFYDDGPTALIAANDQTLNEVLMYAKKKKMKLPEAFSVVSMDHVSYAPFFTPSITTIAQPATEMAECAAHWLLQWITSGERPSEAVMRRFAPKLTIRESCKENGELGE